One Hemitrygon akajei chromosome 21, sHemAka1.3, whole genome shotgun sequence genomic region harbors:
- the skic8 gene encoding superkiller complex protein 8, protein MSTQYSILFKQEHAHDDSIWSVAWGKSEKDGSETIVTGSLDDLVKVWKWQDEKLELQWTLEGHQLGVVSVDINHTGATAASSSLDAHIRLWDLESGKQIKSLDAGPVDAWSVAFSPDGKFLATGSHLGKVNIFGVESGKKESSLDTRGKFILSIAYSPDGKYLASGAIDGIINMFDVATGKLLHTLEGHAKPIRSLTFSPDSQLLITASDDGYIKIYDVQHANLAGTLSGHGSWVLSVAFCPDDTHFVSSSSDKSVKVWDAGSRSCIHTFFDHLDQVWGAKYNGNGSKIVSVADDREIHIYDCPI, encoded by the exons ATGAGCACGCAG TACAGCATCCTATTCAAACAAGAACATG CTCATGATGACTCCATCTGGTCTGTAGCTTGGGGAAAGAGTGAGAAAGATGGCTCAGAGACTATAGTGACTGGCTCATTAGATGACTTGGTTAAAGTCTGGAAATG GCAGGATGAGAAGTTGGAACTACAGTGGACTCTGGAGGGACACCAGCTAGGAGTTGTATCGGTTGATATCAATCACACAGGTGCCACTGCAGcctccagttctctggatgcACATATTCGCCTCTGGGATTTAGAGTCGGGCAAACAGATCAAGTCGTTGGATGCTGGACCAG tTGATGCTTGGTCTGTGGCCTTTTCTCCAGATGGCAAGTTTTTGGCCACAGGGAGTCACTTGGGAAAAGTAAATATATTTGGAGTTGAAAGTGGAAAGAAAGAATCTTCATTAGACACAAGAGGGAAATTCATTCTCAGCATTGCATAC AGTCCTGATGGGAAATACCTTGCCAGTGGTGCTATTGATGGTATCATCAACATGTTCGATGTTGCAACTGGAAAGCTTTTGCACACATTAGAAG GTCATGCTAAGCCAATTAGATCTTTGACATTCTCCCCAGACTCTCAGCTTCTAATTACTGCCTCTGATGATGGATACATAAAGATTTATGATGT ACAACATGCCAATCTTGCTGGTACACTAAGTGGTCATGGATCCTGGGTGTTGAGTGTTGCATTTTGTCCAGATGACACTCATTTTGTATCAAG TTCTTCTGACAAAAGTGTAAAGGTTTGGGATGCTGGTTCCAGAAGCTGTATACACACATTTTTTGATCACCTTGATCAG GTCTGGGGTGCTAAATACAATGGAAATGGATCGAAGATAGTCTCTGTCGCAGATGATCGTGAGATCCATATTTATGACTGTCCAATTTGA